The Ananas comosus cultivar F153 linkage group 2, ASM154086v1, whole genome shotgun sequence genome contains a region encoding:
- the LOC109726486 gene encoding outer envelope pore protein 16-3, chloroplastic/mitochondrial-like: MDEAELDDWAGEEEDSAVMKTIKGATTGLAAGTIWGTVVATWYDVPRVERKVALPGLIRTLRMCGTYGLTFAAIGGVYIGVEQLMQKHRMKRDFINGAVGAFVAGATVHGYKGRSIQTAISAGSCLAFTSAVLDIGGRTTRVDTGKEYYPYTTGRKPPATQ, from the exons ATGGACGAAGCGGAGCTCGACGATTgggcgggggaggaggaggattcGGCGGTGATGAAGACGATCAAGGGGGCGACGACGGGGTTGGCGGCGGGGACGATCTGGGGCACGGTGGTGGCGACGTGGTACGACGTGCCGCGCGTGGAGCGGAAGGTGGCGCTCCCGGGCTTGATCCGGACGCTGAGGATGTGCGGCACCTACGGCCTCACCTTCGCCGCCATCGGAGGCGTCTACATCGGCGTGGAGCAGCTGATGCAGAAGCACCGGATGAAGAGGGACTTCATCAATGGCGCCGTCGGTGCTTTCGTCGCCGGAGCCACCGTTCACGGATACAAAG GAAGAAGCATTCAAACAGCCATTTCTGCAGGGTCTTGTCTCGCGTTCACTTCCGCAGTGCTCGATATCGGGGGTCGGACAACAAGAGTGGACACGGGTAAAGAGTACTATCCTTACACCACCGGAAGAAAGCCGCCTGCTACTCAATAA